One Helicoverpa armigera isolate CAAS_96S chromosome 1, ASM3070526v1, whole genome shotgun sequence genomic window carries:
- the LOC135117521 gene encoding uncharacterized protein LOC135117521, with protein MTELDDPPSVEEFIRAVNQLKSGKSPGGDGTQAEIIKLHCVGPILHNLLCKCWEAGERSTVDMIFTLRQLQEKCREQKTPLFVAFVDLNKAFDTVSREDGKLFNISLLKSKKTREDLFVDSLLFADDAAFVSNSAQELQSMVDKFSHACSLFAMSINPKKTVVLAQGASTTPAISLDGAPLEVVDKFSYLGSTVSNNLLLNAEIDIRIGKAATMFGKLGTRVWYNKHLTTKTKMVVFQASILSILLYGAETWTSYAKQERRLNCFYMRCLRKILGITWQDRITNERVLDIAQLPSLMALLKQRRLRWLGHVHRMEPSRLPRRVLLGAVANAKRDVGRPLLRFKDCIKRDMAAFKIDHRDWEKLAEKRPEWRKRVAEGRKFCDEAWFGVLADKRQKRHEHSSTLMSSYFSCQACGKRCRSRIGLFSHERRCITDTTT; from the exons ATGACCGAGCTAGATGACCCACCGTCCGTAGAGGAGTTCATCAGGGCTGTCAATCAGCTTAAAAGCGGTAAGAGTCCCGGTGGAGATGGCACTCAGGCTGAGATTATAAAACTTCACTGCGTGGGACCGATTCTGCACAATCTACTGTGTAAATGCTGGGAGGCAGGAGAA CGTTCCACAGTGGATATGATCTTTACACTCCGACAGTTGCAGGAGAAATGTAGAGAGCAGAAAACTCCCCTGTTCGTGGCGTTCGTTGACCTTAATAAAGCCTTCGATACAGTCAGCAGGGAGG ACGGAAAGCTGTTTAATATCTCTCTCCTGAAATCTAAGAAAACCCGTGAGGATCTTTTCGTTGATAGTCTTCTCTTCGCTGATGACGCGGCCTTCGTATCTAATTCCGCACAAGAGCTCCAGTCCATGGTGGATAAATTTTCGCACGCCTGCTCTCTGTTTGCCATGTCTATAAATCCCAAAAAAACAGTTGTGCTAGCACAAGGTGCTTCTACTACCCCGGCGATTTCACTCGATGGCGCGCCGTTAGAAGTAGTAGACAAGTTCAGTTATTTAGGGTCGACTGTGTCGAACAATCTCTTGCTTAATGCCGAGATCGACATCCGCATCGGCAAGGCGGCAACCATGTTCGGGAAGCTAGGTACAAGGGTATGGTACAATAAGCACCTTACTACTAAGACCAAGATGGTTGTCTTTCAGGCTTCCATCTTAAGCATACTCTTGTACGGAGCTGAAACCTGGACATCGTATGCAAAACAAGAACGTCGTCTTAACTGCTTTTACATGCGTTGCTTACGAAAGATCTTGGGTATAACATGGCAAGACAGGATCACAAACGAGAGGGTTCTAGACATTGCACAGCTGCCTAGTCTGATGGCGCTCCTCAAACAGAGACGTCTGCGTTGGCTAGGGCATGTGCATAGGATGGAACCCTCTCGATTACCACGACGTGTTCTTCTTGGTGCAGTAGCGAATGCAAAAAGAGATGTTGGGAGGCCGTTGCTTCGTTTCAAAGACTGCATCAAGCGAGACATGGCAGCATTTAAAATCGACCACCGTGACTGGGAGAAGCTCGCGGAAAAACGTCCTGAATGGCGCAAACGTGTCGCAGAGGGTCGCAAATTTTGCGATGAAGCCTGGTTCGGAGTGCTTGCTGACAAGAGACAGAAAAGACATGAACATAGTTCGACACTAATGTCCAGTTACTTCTCTTGTCAAGCCTGTGGTAAGAGATGTCGCTCTCGTATCGGTCTGTTCAGTCACGAAAGGCGTTGTATCACAGACACCACCACATAA